In the genome of Cydia strobilella chromosome Z, ilCydStro3.1, whole genome shotgun sequence, one region contains:
- the LOC134754050 gene encoding uncharacterized protein LOC134754050, with protein sequence MGSGFKSSLYACLHLMPDWMRRVTDDYKEEACGVREWGLHLLEKQGRAAVWAVSAELGVRAPGVAALACRLVERYLYSQMRHFESRQIQRFQQGLRSRIPALIASCVQIAAKSNSAAISLSASQVCSYLFRQGVHHSVKDVVTWEYHVFQTIDYRVPLWTSVEVAELLAVQARLPPTLLEPLGIVVNLAEYKRDRLDRRVRWVANVSPHSSNSSSCDEPSASARARALTVRTAHLAAGAVAACARYFGRSRPTLELHLASYINVPLSYVECLRDSILTEAIIEDTHDVCKRRRSLRDSILAEAIMDDSYDGCKRRRYE encoded by the exons ATGGGCTCCGGATTTAAATCATCTTTATATGCATGTTTACATCTTATGCCGGATTGGATGCGAAGAGTAACAGATGATTATAAGGAGGAAG CATGCGGAGTTCGCGAATGGGGACTGCACCTTCTAGAGAAGCAGGGTCGTGCTGCCGTGTGGGCGGTGAGCGCGGAGCTGGGCGTGCGCGCTCCCGGTGTGGCCGCGCTGGCCTGTCGCCTCGTGGAGCGCTACCTGTACAGCCAGATGCGGCACTTCG AAAGCCGCCAGATCCAGCGATTTCAGCAGGGATTGCGCTCACGGATACCCGCGTTAATAGCATCATGCGTGCAAATAGCCGCTAAGAGTAACTCGGCCGCCATCTCCCTGTCCGCCTCGCAAGTGTGCAGCTACCTATTCCGGCAAGGAGTCCATCACTCCGTCAAAGATGTCGTCACGTGGGAATATCACGTGTTTCAAACTATTG ATTACCGCGTTCCGCTGTGGACGAGCGTGGAGGTGGCCGAGCTGCTGGCGGTGCAGGCGCGGCTGCCGCCGACGCTGCTGGAGCCGCTGGGCATCGTGGTCAATCTGGCCGAGTACAAGCGCGACCGGCTCGACCGGCGCGTGCGTTGGGTCGCCAACGTTTCACCTCACA GTTCGAACTCGTCGAGCTGCGACGAGCCGAGCGCGAGCGCGCGCGCACGGGCGCTGACCGTGCGGACAGCGCACCTCGCCGCGGGCGCCGTGGCCGCCTGCGCGCGCTACTTCGGCCGCTCCCGCCCCACGCTGGAACTCCACCTCGCTTCCTACATCAATGTGCCGCTCTCATATGTCGAATGCTTGAGGGATTCTATATTAACTGAGGCTATCATTGAAGATACCCATGATGTTTGCAAACGAAGAAGGTCCTTGAGGGACTCTATTTTAGCTGAAGCCATTATGGACGACTCCTATGATGGTTGCAAGCGGAGAAGGTATGAATAG